From Pectinophora gossypiella chromosome 18, ilPecGoss1.1, whole genome shotgun sequence, one genomic window encodes:
- the LOC126375169 gene encoding zinc finger protein-like 1 homolog: MGLCKCPKRRVTNQFCFEHRVNVCEYCMVTSHPKCIIQSYLQWLQDSDYNPICEICTKSLSEGECIRLTCYHVFHWACAEGRYRALPRTTAPAGYQCPSCATPVFPPPNLVSPVADELRAKLAGVNWARAGLGLPLLSEDQDMKGAAGRGSQSPIDHSQYYNSVDSQRGTPVGASDDESNGRSANGTPHSVVQITDEPINIFDNTSVKRSDSLQGGQASRKGFKPIDHVKPSANYDHDDNKYKQKSTFAWISRWWKNTLPSSRVRRAGGIYRRYWVILFIIIAVIVFLVVLSQRDVDEENPFGYAHEDDRRILQKN; this comes from the exons ATGGGTCTCTGTAAATGTCCTAAACGGAGAGTTACAAATCAGTTTTGTTTCGAACACAGAGTGAATGTTTGCGAATATTGTATGGTCACGAGCCACCCgaag tgtATCATACAGTCGTATCTGCAGTGGCTACAAGATAGTGACTACAACCCCATATGCGAGATTTGCACAAAAAGTTTAAGCGAGGGAGAATGTATTCGACTCACCTGTTATC ATGTGTTTCATTGGGCGTGTGCGGAGGGTCGGTACCGCGCACTTCCACGCACGACGGCCCCGGCGGGCTACCAGTGTCCGTCCTGCGCCACGCCAGTGTTCCCTCCACCAAATTTGGTGTCACCAGTTGCAGATGAACTCCGAGCAAAGCTTGCTGGAGTGAATTGGGCCAGAGCTGGCCTTGGCTTACCATTG CTTTCAGAAGACCAAGACATGAAAGGTGCAGCAGGCAGAGGCAGCCAGTCTCCAATTGACCATTCCCAGTACTACAACTCAGTGGACAGTCAGAGAGGGACTCCCGTGGGAGCCAGTGATGATGAGTCCAACGGCCGCTCAGCTAATGGCACTCCACATTCCGTAGTTCAAATTACTGATGAGCCTATCAATATTTTCGACAACACTTCCGTTAAACGAAGTGACAGTTTACAAG GGGGCCAAGCTTCAAGGAAGGGTTTCAAGCCCATTGACCATGTGAAACCGTCAGCTAACTATGATCATGATGATAACAAATACAAGCAGAAGTCCACATTTGCTTGGATTAGCAGGTGGTGGAA AAATACACTTCCATCTTCTCGCGTGCGAAGAGCTGGAGGTATCTACAGACGCTACTGGGTCATCCTGTTCATAATCATTGCAGTAATAGTGTTTCTGGTAGTGCTCAGCCAACGAGATGTTGACGAGGAGAATCCTTTCGGGTACGCACACGAGGACGATCGCAGAATACTCCAGAAGAATTAG
- the LOC126375160 gene encoding tubulin--tyrosine ligase-like protein 12, giving the protein MDGISSLNSFLAVHKPQLILSGVPEHFWSTLCKKLRDQIFDSGLSFQLAMIDYEDSDKMPYDPLWTVIATKDIDRNDPSHIYLVDHAWTFKANSIKNNLRNVPGLLERMCSLMQVTGDTVEEKIEKVSEQVWKYAHTYAIGGSEFSIEERVPVWYVLDELGSGITHSDSPNFRAVPFIHVPDQMTYTLLFPVENVEEGDPVTRNFVEGHYPDPLQREAMLIPWKEYEHFQEDFTPQEPDSNYFLEGHIVETLPDLDLLRDRQRPEGKLKVFSEYQYINDYLTSPDFEIVGNENDADIIWYINHFKTFRELSRDSPNKFVNQFPFEYVITIKDLLAIVARRCSDKSTNTFNNKLETSPAWLPTTFNMKTELTKLVAYYMQRKKAGLDNHWICKPYNLARGLDTYITDNLNFLCRLPLSGPKIAQKYIENPVLFERPDVGLVKFDIRYVVLLKSVSPTEVYIYNNFFLRFSNKPFALNNLEDYEQHFTVMNYTEGASLYRLLCAQFKEAWGQQYPDYCWATVEKSIFTMFADLFTAATSKDAPCGIAKSPQSRALYAADIMLAWSEEGNEKVVQPKLLEMNWMPDCRRACEYYPAFYNDIFSVIFLDKEVDTCTKVL; this is encoded by the coding sequence ATGGATGGAATATCAAGTTTGAACAGTTTTCTAGCTGTGCATAAACCACAGTTAATTTTGTCTGGAGTTCCTGAACATTTTTGGTCGACTTTATGCAAGAAATTGCGTGACCAAATCTTTGATTCAGGTTTGTCTTTCCAACTTGCTATGATTGATTATGAAGACAGTGATAAAATGCCTTACGATCCTTTATGGACAGTCATTGCCACGAAGGACATTGATAGAAACGATCCTAGCCACATATACCTTGTAGATCATGCTTGGACATTCAAAGCGAATAGTATTAAAAATAACCTCCGCAATGTGCCGGGGTTATTGGAAAGAATGTGCAGTCTGATGCAAGTGACTGGAGATACAGTGGAAGAAAAAATCGAGAAGGTTTCCGAGCAAGTTTGGAAATATGCTCATACTTATGCTATAGGAGGAAGTGAGTTTTCTATAGAAGAAAGGGTACCAGTATGGTATGTACTTGACGAGCTGGGTTCTGGTATCACGCACTCTGACAGTCCCAACTTTAGAGCTGTTCCATTCATACATGTGCCAGATCAAATGActtacacacttctctttcCTGTTGAGAATGTTGAGGAAGGAGATCCTGTAACAAGAAATTTTGTTGAAGGACATTACCCTGACCCACTTCAAAGAGAAGCTATGCTGATTCCTTGGAAGGAATATGAACATTTTCAAGAAGATTTCACCCCTCAAGAACCAGACAGTAATTACTTTCTAGAAGGACATATTGTGGAGACTCTACCAGACCTAGATTTATTAAGAGATAGACAGAGACCTGAAGGTAAACTAAAAGTTTTCTCAGAGTATCAGTATATAAATGACTACCTAACTTCACCTGACTTTGAAATAGTGGGTAATGAAAATGATGCAGATATTATATGGTacataaatcattttaaaacTTTCAGAGAATTAAGCAGAGACTCACCTAACAAGTTTGTGAACCAGTTTCCATTTGAGTATGTCATTACTATAAAAGACTTATTAGCTATAGTTGCAAGGAGATGTTCTGATAAATCCACAAACACATTCAACAATAAATTAGAAACTTCTCCTGCTTGGTTACCTACAACTTTTAATATGAAAACTGAACTTACAAAGCTGGTAGCATATTACATGCAAAGAAAAAAGGCTGGGTTAGACAACCACTGGATTTGCAAGCCTTACAATCTGGCTCGGGGATTAGACACCTATATCACAGACAACCTGAACTTTTTGTGCCGTTTGCCCCTAAGTGGACCAAAAATTGcacagaaatatattgaaaatccTGTACTTTTTGAGCGACCTGATGTGGGCTTAGTGAAGTTTGATATTCGCTATGTTGTATTGTTGAAATCGGTCAGTCCAACTGAAGTTTACATCTACAACAACTTCTTCCTCAGGTTTTCTAATAAACCTTTTGCTTTGAACAATTTGGAGGATTATGAGCAACATTTTACTGTGATGAACTATACAGAAGGAGCATCATTATACAGGTTGTTGTGTGCACAATTTAAAGAGGCTTGGGGTCAACAATATCCAGATTATTGTTGGGCTACTGTGGAAAAGTCAATATTTACAATGTTTGCAGACCTCTTCACAGCTGCTACAAGTAAGGATGCCCCATGTGGAATAGCAAAGAGTCCCCAATCTAGAGCTCTATATGCTGCAGACATAATGCTAGCTTGGTCTGAAGAAGGAAATGAGAAAGTTGTTCAACCCAAGCTGCTTGAAATGAATTGGATGCCCGACTGTCGGCGTGCCTGTGAATATTATCCTGCCTTCTACAATGATATTTTTTCTGTAATATTTTTGGATAAGGAAGTAGATACTTGTACTAAAGTTTTATAA